One window from the genome of Cryptomeria japonica chromosome 6, Sugi_1.0, whole genome shotgun sequence encodes:
- the LOC131039073 gene encoding protein RALF-like 34, whose product MAAAITQIAAVLVTVCIVVAADAQLASDWMSNVASYGNVGSSDSFDLAIESEGVQSCDGSLGDCGVFDEERSGHGRILRPVHYYISYGALAANRVPCPPRSGRSYYTPNCYKASGPVRPYHRGCSAVTRCYRDTS is encoded by the coding sequence ATGGCGGCAGCGATAACTCAGATAGCGGCGGTTTTGGTCACTGTGTGTATTGTGGTGGCTGCAGATGCCCAGCTGGCGTCCGACTGGATGTCCAATGTAGCATCCTATGGCAACGTTGGCAGCAGTGACTCCTTTGATCTCGCCATCGAATCCGAGGGAGTCCAAAGCTGCGATGGAAGCCTGGGCGATTGTGGGGTTTTTGATGAAGAAAGAAGTGGGCATGGGAGGATTCTGAGGCCAGTGCATTATTACATTAGCTACGGTGCTCTCGCTGCAAATCGGGTGCCCTGTCCTCCACGCTCAGGGAGATCGTACTATACGCCAAACTGTTATAAAGCTAGTGGACCCGTCAGACCCTATCACAGGGGTTGTTCTGCTGTTACGCGTTGTTATCGGGACACTAGCTAG